A region from the Sulfitobacter sp. D7 genome encodes:
- a CDS encoding phage tail tape measure protein, which yields MADFDDFENLESRADGLNETLAQTSGLVAGFDGELRRMRSALSATGKDVATLEKGLSRGLRRAFDGVVFDGAKLSDALSDLAQSMIRTTYNAAMRPVTDHFGGLISEGVGSVVEGILPFANGAPFSQGKVMPFAQGGVVTSATAFPMRGGTGLMGEAGPEAIMPLARGADGKLGVRGNGGGATTIVMNITTPDVQGFQRSQSQIAAQLSRALSTGNRNR from the coding sequence ATGGCTGACTTTGATGATTTCGAGAACCTTGAGAGCCGCGCTGACGGGCTGAATGAGACGCTGGCTCAAACCAGCGGTTTGGTTGCCGGGTTCGATGGTGAGTTGCGGCGCATGCGCAGCGCGCTTTCCGCAACGGGCAAAGATGTGGCGACCCTCGAAAAAGGGCTGAGCCGTGGGCTGCGCCGGGCGTTCGACGGGGTAGTTTTTGACGGCGCCAAACTGTCGGACGCGCTGAGCGACTTGGCGCAATCGATGATCCGCACGACCTACAACGCCGCGATGCGCCCGGTGACCGATCATTTCGGCGGGCTGATCAGCGAGGGGGTGGGCAGTGTTGTGGAAGGCATTTTGCCCTTCGCCAATGGCGCACCCTTTTCCCAAGGCAAGGTCATGCCGTTTGCGCAGGGCGGGGTGGTGACTTCGGCCACCGCGTTTCCGATGCGCGGCGGCACGGGGCTGATGGGAGAGGCCGGGCCAGAGGCGATCATGCCGCTGGCCCGGGGGGCGGATGGCAAGCTGGGGGTGCGCGGCAATGGCGGGGGTGCGACCACAATCGTGATGAACATCACCACGCCCGATGTGCAGGGGTTTCAGCGCAGCCAAAGCCAGATTGCCGCTCAACTAAGCCGCGCTCTCAGCACGGGCAACCGCAACCGATAA
- a CDS encoding DUF2460 domain-containing protein: MQFHDVRFPPSLSFGSVGGPQRQTDVVTLANGHEERNTPWAHSRRVYDAGLGMRSIDDLQLLIAFFEARLGQMYGFRWKDWADYKTGKTALQVAFDDQSIGYGDGVRAAFQLTKTYRSGAHSYRRPITKPVAGTVRVGVEQDELREGVEYEIDASTGIVTFAHPPDPEMEIFAGFEFDVPVRFDTDRILISVESFQAGQVPDVPVIEVRV, encoded by the coding sequence ATGCAATTTCACGATGTCAGATTTCCGCCTTCGCTGAGCTTTGGATCAGTCGGGGGGCCGCAGCGGCAAACGGATGTGGTCACGCTGGCCAACGGTCATGAGGAACGCAACACGCCTTGGGCCCATTCTCGGCGGGTCTATGATGCGGGGCTGGGGATGCGTTCTATCGATGACCTTCAGTTGCTGATTGCTTTTTTCGAAGCGCGACTGGGGCAGATGTACGGGTTTCGCTGGAAGGACTGGGCCGACTATAAAACGGGCAAGACGGCGCTTCAGGTGGCCTTTGACGACCAGAGCATCGGCTATGGAGACGGGGTTCGGGCGGCGTTTCAGCTGACCAAGACTTACCGCTCCGGCGCGCATTCCTACCGGCGTCCGATCACCAAACCCGTGGCCGGAACGGTGCGTGTGGGGGTGGAGCAAGACGAGCTGCGCGAGGGTGTCGAATACGAGATCGACGCAAGCACGGGGATTGTAACATTTGCCCATCCGCCGGACCCTGAGATGGAGATCTTCGCGGGCTTCGAGTTCGACGTGCCCGTGCGCTTTGACACGGACCGCATTCTTATCTCGGTCGAGAGTTTTCAGGCCGGGCAGGTGCCCGACGTGCCGGTAATCGAGGTGCGGGTCTGA
- a CDS encoding DUF2163 domain-containing protein — protein MAGFNTGFANHIAPGVTTLCHCWQVTRADGAVFAFTDHDMPLAFAGVTFRADTGLSARALAQTSGLSVDNTEALGALSDDAIREDEIEQGRFDGAEVQAWLVNWAEPAQRVLQFRGSIGELHRTGGSFRAELRGLTEPLNRPLGRVFQKPCSAVLGDGVCRFDLTTPGYAEERAVETVAEAQCFRWAAFPGYDEGWFARGRLDVLDGPAAGLWGIVKRDYHEDGQRVIELWEPIRGVVAEGTRVRLTAGCDKRMETCRLKFNNLLNYQGFPDLPGEDWMMAVPRSDGANAGGSRR, from the coding sequence ATGGCGGGGTTCAATACAGGGTTTGCAAACCATATTGCGCCCGGTGTGACAACGCTTTGCCATTGTTGGCAGGTGACGCGGGCGGATGGGGCGGTGTTTGCCTTTACCGATCACGATATGCCGCTGGCATTCGCGGGGGTCACTTTTCGCGCTGATACGGGGCTGAGTGCGCGGGCGCTGGCCCAAACCAGCGGGCTGTCGGTCGACAACACCGAGGCGCTTGGCGCGCTAAGCGATGATGCGATCCGCGAGGATGAGATCGAGCAGGGACGTTTCGATGGGGCCGAGGTTCAGGCGTGGTTGGTGAACTGGGCGGAGCCTGCGCAGCGGGTGCTGCAGTTTCGTGGATCGATCGGCGAGTTGCACCGCACGGGCGGCAGCTTTCGTGCTGAACTGCGCGGGCTGACGGAGCCGCTGAACCGCCCCTTGGGACGGGTCTTTCAAAAGCCCTGTTCGGCGGTTCTGGGGGATGGCGTTTGCCGCTTCGATCTCACCACGCCGGGCTATGCCGAGGAACGCGCGGTTGAGACTGTGGCAGAGGCGCAGTGTTTCCGCTGGGCCGCATTCCCGGGATATGATGAGGGCTGGTTCGCCCGTGGGCGGCTTGACGTGTTGGATGGCCCGGCGGCGGGGCTCTGGGGCATAGTCAAACGTGACTACCATGAGGACGGGCAGCGGGTGATCGAGCTTTGGGAGCCGATCCGCGGAGTGGTGGCGGAGGGCACCCGCGTGCGGCTTACGGCAGGCTGCGACAAGCGGATGGAGACCTGCCGGCTAAAATTCAACAACCTGCTGAACTATCAAGGTTTTCCGGATCTGCCGGGTGAGGATTGGATGATGGCCGTCCCGCGCTCAGACGGTGCGAACGCGGGCGGGTCGCGCAGATGA
- a CDS encoding NlpC/P60 family protein, producing MSAGGEPLLHAARGWIGTPYVHQAAAKGAGCDCLGLIRGLWRERMGAEPEAVPPYSMDWSEPQGEEQLWAAALRHMAVKNSGAPAPGDVLLFRMRHGAVAKHLGLQARIGASPSFIHAYARHGVVESPLSLPWQRRIVARFIFPEEVS from the coding sequence ATGAGCGCCGGGGGGGAACCGTTGCTGCATGCGGCGCGCGGGTGGATCGGCACGCCTTATGTGCATCAGGCTGCGGCGAAGGGGGCGGGCTGCGACTGCCTCGGCCTCATCCGGGGGCTTTGGCGTGAACGGATGGGGGCTGAACCCGAAGCGGTGCCGCCCTATTCGATGGACTGGTCCGAGCCGCAGGGGGAGGAACAGCTTTGGGCGGCGGCGCTGCGGCATATGGCGGTGAAGAACAGCGGTGCGCCCGCGCCCGGTGATGTGCTGCTATTCCGAATGCGCCACGGCGCTGTGGCAAAACACCTTGGGTTGCAGGCGCGCATCGGCGCCAGTCCCAGTTTTATTCACGCCTATGCACGGCACGGGGTCGTTGAAAGCCCCCTTAGCCTGCCATGGCAGCGGCGCATCGTGGCGCGATTTATATTTCCTGAGGAGGTCTCCTGA
- a CDS encoding baseplate multidomain protein megatron — translation MATIVLSAAGAAVGGSIGGTLAGLSSVAVGRAVGASLGRLVDQRLLGQGGQAVETGKVDRFRLTGSGEGAAISQLYGRMRLAGHVIWASQFQEVTHVSGGGKGGPPTPKTTEYSYTVSLAIALCEGEITSVGRIWADGEEIAPDDLNMRVYRGEADQQPDPTIAAIEGADRVPAYRGTAYVVMEDLALAQFGNRVPQFSFEVMRPEQPQAPGWEHAPAFGVQGVALIPGTGEYALATTPVHYTDGPGSRWSANVNSPAAKTDFSVSLEALTEELPRLEAASLVVSWFGSDLRCGDCRLRPKVEEPDIDGENMPWRVSGVTRGTAEVITQHGARPIYGGTPADAAVVEAIHALKAAGKSVMFYPFILMDQTEGNGLPDPYSDAEDQPRLPWRGRITLSVAPGRPGSPDGSAAAAAEVAAFFGTATAADFTVTEGAVSYDGPAEWTLSRFILHYAALCAAAGGVEAFCISSEMRGLTQIRAAGNSFPAVTALRALAGEVRGLLGPDAKISYAADWSEYFGYQPQDGSGDVYFHLDPLWADPQIDFIGIDNYMPLADWRDEEGHVDGEDWPAIYDVGYLKSNIEGGEGYDWYYHSPEARAAQIRTPITDGAHDEPWVYRYKDLRRWWQNHHHPRIGGERQGAPTEWQPMSKPIWFTEYGCAAIDKGANQPNKFLDLKSSESALPHHSSGARDDLMQMQYLRALSEYWRDPARNPISDEYGAPMLDMSRAFVWAWDTRPFPFFPNNVDLWSDGENYSRGHWLNGRVSARSLASVVGEICRRAGVMHFDTSQLFGYVRGYTVDVVGEARAALQPLMLRYGFDAIERDGVLQFRMRDGTDAVPLDPGKLAIHPDLGGLTEQQREAEAEVSGRVRLRFIQADADFDAIAEEAVLPDEATHAVTGTELNMALTRGEGRQVAERWLTEARVARETLRLALPPSQMAIGTGDVIELPGDGAEGPGRYRIDRVEQAGSQLIDAVRIEPEVYDPAPLEEELASLRPFAPPLPVLPQFMDLPLLRGDEVPHAPHLAVTATPWPGSVAVYRSTVDADYALNGVVSSRSIMGVTQTALRAARPGVIDAGPVLEVKLSSGSLESVSKEALLNGANLAAIGDGSADRWELFQFQEAQLVAPATYWLTGRLRGQAGSDGLMPEVWPVGSRFVLMNGTPQQVEFSPHLRRVAQHYRIGPARRPVDDPSYLHQVHAFDGNGLRPYNPCHLRAEALPGGDITFSWIRRTRIDGEAWDGPEVPLGEESERYLLRVFAGGQHLRDVLLDTPGWTYSTAARAADGLTGAFEVTVAQVSASYGAGLAAGLVVPG, via the coding sequence ATGGCGACGATTGTTCTTTCGGCAGCGGGTGCCGCGGTTGGTGGCTCCATCGGGGGCACGCTGGCGGGGCTGTCTTCTGTCGCAGTGGGCCGGGCGGTGGGGGCGAGCCTTGGGCGACTGGTCGATCAACGCTTGCTGGGCCAAGGTGGGCAGGCGGTCGAGACCGGCAAGGTTGATCGCTTTCGGCTGACGGGCTCGGGCGAGGGGGCGGCGATCTCGCAGCTTTATGGCCGGATGCGACTGGCTGGGCATGTCATCTGGGCGTCGCAGTTCCAAGAGGTCACCCATGTCAGCGGGGGCGGCAAGGGCGGTCCCCCGACGCCAAAGACGACCGAGTACAGCTATACCGTCAGCCTTGCCATCGCGCTTTGCGAAGGGGAGATCACCAGCGTCGGGCGCATCTGGGCGGATGGGGAAGAGATTGCCCCGGACGATCTGAACATGCGCGTCTACAGGGGCGAGGCGGATCAGCAGCCCGACCCGACCATCGCCGCGATTGAGGGCGCGGACCGGGTGCCAGCCTATCGCGGCACGGCTTATGTGGTGATGGAAGACCTCGCCTTGGCGCAGTTCGGCAACCGCGTGCCGCAGTTCTCTTTCGAGGTTATGCGCCCCGAACAGCCGCAGGCCCCGGGGTGGGAACATGCGCCTGCCTTTGGTGTGCAGGGGGTCGCCTTGATCCCCGGCACGGGGGAATATGCGCTCGCGACCACGCCGGTCCATTATACCGATGGCCCCGGCAGCCGCTGGAGCGCGAATGTGAATTCACCGGCGGCCAAGACTGATTTCTCGGTGTCGCTGGAGGCACTGACAGAGGAACTGCCCCGGCTAGAAGCGGCCTCTCTCGTTGTGTCATGGTTCGGCAGCGATCTGCGCTGTGGCGATTGCCGCCTGCGCCCCAAGGTGGAAGAGCCGGACATTGATGGGGAGAACATGCCGTGGCGGGTGTCTGGGGTGACGCGCGGCACGGCCGAGGTCATCACCCAGCACGGCGCGCGCCCGATCTATGGCGGCACGCCAGCCGATGCCGCGGTGGTTGAGGCCATTCACGCGCTGAAGGCGGCGGGCAAGTCGGTGATGTTCTACCCGTTCATCTTGATGGATCAGACCGAAGGCAACGGCTTGCCAGACCCCTATAGCGATGCCGAGGATCAACCCCGCTTGCCGTGGCGCGGGCGAATCACCCTTTCGGTCGCACCGGGGCGGCCGGGCAGCCCGGATGGGTCAGCGGCGGCGGCGGCAGAAGTTGCCGCGTTTTTCGGCACAGCCACTGCGGCGGATTTCACGGTGACCGAGGGCGCGGTGAGCTACGATGGCCCAGCGGAATGGACCCTTTCGCGGTTCATCCTGCACTACGCCGCACTCTGCGCCGCGGCGGGCGGGGTCGAAGCCTTTTGCATCTCTTCTGAAATGCGAGGCCTGACCCAGATACGCGCGGCGGGGAATAGCTTCCCTGCGGTCACCGCGCTGCGGGCCTTGGCCGGAGAGGTGCGTGGCTTGCTCGGGCCGGATGCGAAGATCAGCTATGCCGCTGATTGGTCGGAGTATTTTGGCTATCAGCCGCAGGATGGCAGTGGTGATGTTTACTTTCACCTCGATCCGCTGTGGGCCGATCCGCAGATCGATTTCATCGGGATCGACAACTACATGCCGCTGGCCGATTGGCGCGATGAGGAGGGGCATGTCGATGGGGAAGACTGGCCCGCGATTTACGATGTCGGCTATCTAAAATCCAACATCGAAGGCGGTGAGGGGTATGACTGGTACTACCATTCGCCCGAAGCCCGTGCGGCACAGATCCGAACGCCGATCACTGATGGCGCCCATGATGAACCTTGGGTCTATCGTTACAAAGACCTGCGCCGTTGGTGGCAGAACCATCACCATCCGCGCATCGGTGGAGAGCGGCAGGGAGCACCCACGGAATGGCAGCCCATGTCCAAGCCGATCTGGTTCACGGAGTACGGCTGTGCCGCCATCGACAAAGGCGCGAACCAACCCAACAAGTTCCTCGATCTGAAAAGCTCGGAAAGCGCCTTGCCGCATCATTCCTCCGGCGCACGGGACGATTTGATGCAGATGCAATATCTGCGCGCGCTGTCGGAATATTGGCGTGATCCAGCGCGCAACCCGATCTCGGACGAATATGGCGCTCCAATGCTGGATATGTCGCGCGCCTTCGTTTGGGCTTGGGACACGCGGCCCTTTCCCTTCTTTCCCAACAATGTCGATCTATGGAGCGATGGGGAGAATTACAGCCGGGGTCATTGGCTGAACGGACGGGTCTCGGCGCGTTCGCTGGCCTCGGTGGTCGGGGAGATTTGCCGCCGTGCGGGTGTGATGCATTTCGATACCTCTCAGCTTTTCGGCTATGTCCGCGGCTACACCGTGGACGTGGTCGGAGAGGCGCGCGCCGCCTTGCAACCTTTGATGCTGCGCTATGGGTTCGACGCGATTGAACGCGATGGGGTTTTGCAGTTTCGGATGCGTGATGGGACGGATGCGGTACCACTTGACCCCGGCAAGCTGGCCATTCACCCCGACCTCGGCGGGCTGACAGAGCAGCAGCGCGAGGCTGAGGCCGAAGTCTCGGGCCGTGTACGGCTGCGGTTCATTCAGGCTGATGCGGATTTCGACGCAATCGCGGAAGAGGCGGTTCTACCGGATGAGGCGACCCATGCGGTCACCGGGACCGAACTGAACATGGCCCTGACCCGGGGCGAGGGGCGGCAAGTAGCCGAGCGCTGGTTGACCGAGGCGCGTGTCGCCCGTGAGACGCTGCGGCTGGCGCTGCCGCCATCGCAGATGGCTATCGGGACGGGGGATGTGATCGAACTGCCGGGCGATGGCGCGGAGGGGCCGGGGCGCTACCGCATTGACCGCGTCGAACAGGCCGGTTCCCAGCTGATCGATGCCGTACGGATTGAACCCGAAGTCTATGACCCCGCGCCGCTTGAAGAAGAACTGGCGTCTCTGCGGCCTTTCGCGCCGCCGCTGCCGGTCTTGCCCCAGTTCATGGACTTGCCGCTTTTGCGCGGGGATGAGGTGCCCCATGCGCCGCATCTGGCGGTGACGGCAACCCCTTGGCCGGGGTCAGTCGCCGTTTATCGCTCTACGGTTGATGCTGATTATGCGCTCAACGGCGTCGTTTCCAGTCGGTCCATCATGGGGGTCACCCAAACGGCCCTGCGCGCGGCGCGGCCGGGGGTGATCGACGCAGGACCGGTGCTGGAAGTCAAACTCAGCAGCGGCAGCCTTGAATCGGTCAGCAAAGAGGCGCTTTTGAATGGGGCGAACCTTGCCGCGATCGGCGATGGAAGCGCGGACCGATGGGAGTTGTTTCAATTTCAGGAGGCGCAGCTTGTCGCCCCTGCGACCTATTGGCTGACGGGACGTCTGCGCGGGCAGGCGGGAAGTGATGGGCTGATGCCGGAGGTTTGGCCCGTGGGGTCGCGCTTTGTGCTGATGAATGGGACACCGCAACAGGTCGAGTTCAGCCCGCATCTGCGCCGCGTGGCCCAGCACTACCGCATAGGTCCTGCCCGGCGCCCCGTGGATGATCCGTCCTATCTGCATCAGGTACATGCGTTTGACGGGAATGGCCTGCGGCCCTACAACCCGTGCCATCTGCGGGCCGAGGCGCTGCCCGGTGGTGATATTACCTTTAGCTGGATCCGACGCACGCGGATCGACGGGGAAGCTTGGGACGGGCCAGAAGTGCCGCTTGGCGAAGAAAGTGAGCGGTATCTTCTGCGCGTTTTTGCAGGCGGTCAGCACCTGCGGGACGTACTGCTCGATACGCCCGGGTGGACCTACAGCACTGCGGCACGGGCGGCCGATGGGCTGACCGGGGCGTTTGAGGTAACGGTGGCGCAGGTCTCTGCCAGCTACGGCGCGGGGCTTGCCGCAGGTTTGGTGGTGCCCGGATAG
- the cysE gene encoding serine O-acetyltransferase, giving the protein MAQTHRNISKVDPVWDQIQQEAEDAVRDEPLIGGFVHACILHHKSIENALSYRIAAKLSSNEMSMMVVREMVEEAYAEDPDLVAAARADLVAIYDRDPACHRLLQPILYFKGYQAVQAYRVGHYLYAKGKRDLAYFIQMRVSEIFGVDIHPAAKMGKGIMIDHAHSIVIGETAVVGDNVSMLHSVTLGGTGKEEEDRHPKIGNGVLIGAGAKVLGNITIGHCSRIAAGSVVLEPVPACKTVAGIPARIVGEAGCDQPSMSMNHLFGPDAE; this is encoded by the coding sequence ATGGCGCAGACACACAGAAATATCTCGAAAGTGGACCCGGTCTGGGATCAGATTCAGCAAGAAGCTGAGGATGCGGTGCGTGATGAGCCGCTGATCGGCGGCTTTGTTCACGCCTGTATCCTGCACCATAAATCCATCGAGAACGCGCTTTCCTATCGCATCGCTGCGAAGCTGTCGTCGAATGAGATGTCGATGATGGTCGTGCGCGAAATGGTCGAGGAAGCCTATGCCGAAGACCCGGACCTCGTCGCCGCGGCGCGCGCCGATCTGGTGGCGATCTATGACCGTGACCCGGCCTGCCATCGGCTGTTGCAGCCGATCCTGTACTTCAAAGGCTATCAGGCCGTGCAGGCCTACCGGGTTGGTCATTACCTCTATGCCAAGGGCAAACGCGATTTGGCCTATTTCATCCAAATGCGGGTGAGCGAGATTTTCGGCGTTGATATCCACCCGGCGGCCAAGATGGGCAAGGGCATTATGATTGACCACGCGCATTCCATCGTCATCGGTGAGACGGCGGTGGTGGGCGACAACGTCTCGATGCTGCATTCGGTGACCCTTGGCGGCACCGGCAAGGAAGAAGAAGACCGCCACCCCAAAATCGGGAACGGCGTGTTGATTGGCGCAGGCGCAAAGGTGTTGGGCAACATCACCATCGGCCATTGCAGCCGGATCGCCGCGGGCTCGGTCGTGCTGGAGCCTGTGCCTGCCTGCAAAACTGTCGCCGGGATTCCGGCGCGGATCGTGGGAGAGGCGGGCTGCGATCAGCCGTCGATGTCGATGAACCATCTTTTTGGGCCAGACGCCGAGTAG